A single Paenibacillus sp. FSL R5-0517 DNA region contains:
- a CDS encoding RluA family pseudouridine synthase, with product MSQYYSPIVYTVTEQEDGWLLKTVLQRRLLVSRKLLSKIKLTEQGVMLNGERVYISVKVAAGDVVEVRMEQEESDDILPEPIPFTVLYEDEHLLIVNKDAGIIVHPTHGHYTGTLANGVVHYWKSKGERFRFRPIHRLDQETSGVLAIAKNPYVHQHVSEQMIAGTVDKKYIALVHGSPVPEQGSVDGPIDRDPEEPHRRIVTPDGYAARTLYTTLTRWSGGSASAISLKLESGRTHQIRVHMTSIGCPLIGDRMYKTLPEHEINERTIAVREERDSWIERQALHACELTFEHPILQERITFHAPLPADMAALENRLNDDAAPREEL from the coding sequence ATGAGCCAATACTATTCGCCCATTGTCTACACGGTGACCGAGCAAGAAGATGGCTGGCTGCTGAAGACCGTGCTTCAGCGGCGGCTGCTGGTGTCCCGCAAGCTCTTGTCCAAAATCAAGCTGACGGAACAAGGCGTTATGCTTAATGGGGAGCGCGTATACATTAGCGTCAAGGTAGCTGCAGGTGATGTCGTTGAAGTTCGGATGGAGCAAGAGGAATCGGATGATATTTTGCCTGAACCTATCCCCTTTACCGTACTGTATGAAGACGAGCATTTGCTTATTGTAAACAAGGATGCCGGCATCATCGTTCATCCAACACATGGTCATTACACGGGGACTTTGGCGAATGGGGTTGTGCATTACTGGAAATCCAAGGGCGAGCGCTTCCGGTTCAGACCGATTCATCGACTTGATCAGGAAACGTCAGGTGTGCTGGCCATAGCCAAGAACCCTTATGTGCATCAGCATGTGTCCGAACAGATGATTGCAGGAACAGTGGATAAGAAATATATTGCACTTGTGCACGGCAGCCCTGTCCCGGAACAAGGATCAGTGGATGGGCCGATTGACCGCGATCCTGAGGAGCCACACCGCCGAATTGTAACGCCTGATGGTTACGCTGCAAGAACGTTGTACACGACTTTAACACGTTGGTCTGGGGGCAGTGCCAGTGCAATAAGTCTCAAGCTGGAAAGTGGAAGAACCCACCAGATCCGGGTACATATGACGTCCATCGGTTGCCCGTTGATCGGAGATCGGATGTACAAGACACTACCTGAGCATGAGATCAATGAACGGACCATTGCTGTTCGGGAAGAACGGGATAGCTGGATCGAACGTCAAGCCTTACACGCCTGCGAATTGACGTTTGAGCATCCAATTCTACAGGAACGCATAACGTTCCATGCCCCTTTGCCAGCAGATATGGCCGCGCTAGAGAATCGTTTGAATGATGACGCAGCTCCCAGAGAAGAATTGTAG